Proteins from one Novosphingobium pentaromativorans US6-1 genomic window:
- a CDS encoding HupE/UreJ family protein — protein sequence MQTATLAASRRLAAAGRALTATCTLLAALAIAASAQAHGVGEADKAFIEGSSGIAILPYMYLGAKHMVTGYDHLLFLAGVIFFLYRMKDIGTYVTLFAIGHSTTLLVGTIFDIRANPYIIDAIIGLSVAYKAIDNLDGFRTMFGWAPNPRAAVFVFGLFHGFGLATKLQDLTLSPEGMIPNLLSFNVGVELGQFMALGLILIAMNIWRLSGSFQRSAIAANAALMCAGFVLVGYQLTGYFTQGA from the coding sequence ATGCAGACGGCCACCCTCGCAGCGTCCCGCCGCCTTGCCGCGGCCGGACGCGCGCTGACAGCCACCTGCACCCTTCTGGCAGCGCTGGCGATCGCCGCCTCGGCCCAGGCCCACGGGGTAGGAGAAGCGGACAAGGCCTTCATCGAGGGCAGTTCGGGCATCGCCATCCTGCCTTACATGTACCTCGGCGCGAAGCACATGGTCACGGGTTACGACCATCTGCTCTTCCTCGCCGGTGTCATCTTTTTCCTCTACCGGATGAAGGACATCGGGACTTACGTCACGCTGTTCGCGATCGGACACAGCACGACCCTGCTGGTCGGCACGATCTTCGACATTCGCGCCAATCCCTACATAATCGATGCGATTATCGGCTTGTCCGTCGCTTACAAGGCAATCGACAACCTCGACGGCTTTCGCACGATGTTCGGCTGGGCGCCCAATCCCCGTGCCGCGGTATTCGTCTTCGGCCTGTTTCATGGCTTCGGCCTTGCAACCAAGCTCCAGGATCTCACGCTCTCGCCCGAGGGAATGATCCCCAACCTCCTGTCGTTCAACGTCGGCGTCGAACTTGGGCAGTTCATGGCCTTGGGCCTGATTCTCATCGCCATGAACATCTGGCGACTGAGCGGCAGCTTCCAGCGCAGCGCCATCGCTGCCAACGCGGCGTTGATGTGCGCCGGTTTCGTCCTCGTCGGCTACCAGCTGACCGGTTACTTCACCCAGGGAGCCTGA
- a CDS encoding TonB-dependent siderophore receptor has translation MRIFNSAVHASLLAGTALVAFPAIAMADEAANDTESTDTITVVGQRQQYRGDVPLAEIPQSVQQIDGKMLQDLNITRLDSALDLASGIARQNNFGGLWDAFAVRGFAGDENFPSGFLVNGFNGGRGYGGPRDASNIERIEVLKGPNGAVFGRGEPGGTVNIITKKATLDDTFGSFAASAGSYSTYRVEGDYNLALNDKVAIRLNGAAQDAGSFRDTINSNKIVASPSVLFEPSSSTSISYEMEFVDQEVPFDRGVVAVDGVLGLIPRSTFLGEPGDGPTKVKVLGHQVQLQQDIAKDWVFLAGFGYRDTSFKGYSSDAELAGSRQTLEETGNYLARQRRYRDYGTTNLVFRGEVSGKLYTGSIAHHVLVGADWDRFKINLNQLRFRPGPYTAGDPITAANNAIDIYNPVYGQLPVPTAVIQNSNETQKSWGVYFQDQIDITDAFKIRGGGRYDHFRQQIVNNISGTTTIIVKKRFSPTVGALYQLTDTLSLYASYGTGFRPNSGIDFAGNPFAPETSKSYEAGLRFVSPDDMITATLAAYTMKKNNILTSDPINAGFSLAAGKARSRGIEADVNAKLPGGINVYATYAYTDAEWTSAALDVSFGLNIQSGDPLINIPKHAANLLVTKEFDLGDAGVVTIGGGVNYTSKRLGETGVDFYLPDYTLVRALASYAPSDGVKLSVDATNLFDVTYYPASYHRYWVSPGQPRTVTFRVDFSF, from the coding sequence ATGAGAATTTTTAATTCCGCAGTTCACGCTTCCCTGTTGGCTGGTACGGCGCTTGTCGCCTTCCCCGCCATCGCCATGGCAGACGAGGCGGCAAACGACACCGAAAGCACCGATACCATTACCGTCGTCGGCCAGCGCCAGCAGTATCGGGGCGATGTCCCGCTCGCTGAAATACCGCAGTCGGTCCAGCAGATCGACGGCAAGATGCTCCAGGATCTGAATATAACCCGGCTCGATTCCGCTCTCGATCTGGCCAGCGGCATTGCCCGCCAGAACAACTTCGGCGGACTTTGGGACGCCTTCGCGGTCCGCGGCTTCGCCGGCGACGAAAACTTCCCGAGCGGCTTCCTTGTCAACGGCTTCAACGGTGGGCGCGGCTATGGCGGCCCGCGCGATGCCTCGAACATCGAGCGCATCGAAGTCCTCAAGGGTCCGAACGGCGCCGTGTTCGGCCGCGGCGAGCCCGGCGGCACGGTGAATATCATCACCAAGAAGGCCACCCTCGACGATACCTTCGGCAGCTTTGCGGCTTCGGCCGGCAGCTACTCGACCTACCGGGTCGAAGGCGATTACAACCTTGCCCTGAACGACAAGGTCGCCATCCGGCTCAATGGCGCCGCGCAGGACGCCGGGAGCTTCCGCGACACGATCAATTCGAACAAGATCGTCGCCTCGCCCTCGGTACTGTTCGAACCCTCATCGTCGACCAGCATCAGCTACGAGATGGAATTCGTTGACCAGGAAGTGCCCTTCGACCGGGGCGTGGTTGCCGTGGACGGCGTGCTTGGCCTGATCCCGCGCTCCACCTTCCTGGGCGAACCCGGCGACGGCCCGACCAAGGTCAAAGTGCTCGGCCACCAGGTCCAGCTTCAGCAGGACATCGCCAAGGACTGGGTCTTCCTAGCCGGCTTCGGTTACCGCGATACCAGCTTCAAGGGCTATTCGAGCGATGCCGAACTGGCCGGCAGCCGCCAGACGCTCGAGGAAACCGGGAACTACCTTGCCCGCCAGCGCCGCTACCGCGATTACGGCACCACCAACCTGGTGTTCCGCGGCGAAGTTTCCGGCAAGCTCTACACCGGTTCGATCGCGCATCACGTTCTCGTTGGCGCCGACTGGGATCGTTTCAAGATCAACCTGAACCAGCTTCGCTTCCGGCCGGGTCCCTATACGGCGGGCGATCCGATCACGGCGGCGAACAACGCCATCGACATCTACAATCCGGTCTATGGCCAGTTGCCGGTTCCGACCGCTGTAATCCAGAACTCCAATGAGACGCAGAAGTCCTGGGGCGTCTACTTCCAGGACCAGATCGACATCACGGATGCCTTCAAGATCCGTGGCGGTGGCCGCTATGACCACTTCCGCCAGCAGATCGTGAACAACATCAGCGGTACGACGACCATCATCGTCAAGAAGCGCTTCAGCCCCACGGTCGGCGCGCTTTACCAGCTGACGGACACGCTCAGCCTCTACGCCAGCTACGGTACGGGTTTCCGTCCCAACAGCGGCATCGACTTTGCCGGAAACCCGTTCGCCCCGGAAACCAGCAAGTCCTACGAGGCCGGTCTTCGCTTCGTGTCGCCCGATGACATGATCACCGCAACGCTCGCCGCCTATACGATGAAGAAGAACAACATCCTGACGAGCGACCCGATCAATGCCGGGTTCTCGCTCGCAGCCGGCAAGGCGCGTAGCCGAGGTATCGAGGCGGACGTCAATGCCAAGTTGCCCGGCGGCATCAATGTATATGCGACTTATGCCTATACCGATGCCGAGTGGACAAGCGCGGCTCTGGATGTAAGCTTCGGCCTCAACATCCAGTCGGGCGATCCGCTGATCAACATCCCCAAGCACGCTGCCAACCTGCTCGTGACCAAGGAATTCGACCTCGGCGATGCCGGCGTCGTCACCATCGGCGGCGGCGTCAACTACACCAGCAAGCGCCTTGGCGAGACGGGTGTCGACTTCTACCTGCCCGATTACACGCTGGTGCGCGCCCTGGCGAGCTATGCGCCGAGCGATGGCGTCAAGCTCAGCGTCGATGCCACCAACCTGTTCGACGTGACGTACTACCCGGCCTCGTACCACCGGTACTGGGTATCACCGGGCCAGCCGCGCACGGTGACGTTCCGGGTTGACTTCTCCTTCTAA
- a CDS encoding PepSY-associated TM helix domain-containing protein, with amino-acid sequence MKPGTFLRIHRWIALAFAPLLLIQALTGTMILFREPLAQTLDPGAMTRQSSHDMQPAPLSQLLEAAGARFPTMRVTRLFMPSGPDAAAFAQLTGAQGEVRYASIDPGNARVLASGPIWRFPIEAALQIHYRLLGDWLGIAIVTLNGLALFLIGVSGVKHWWPGRGRIVASLKVRRNLPSRIKLRLYHRSAGAIASILILFSAATGVLLAAADLPLGPAPASAAPARAVTLSSSQVENAISLLHTRLPEARMRDIRFGPDGTLAINLLAPEAGPRAVDVVRVDATAPSLGKVLKSRDNPALWLTVLPLHAGDSFGLPGRLLLMAEALALIFLCISGPLQWWRARSSRPGAKK; translated from the coding sequence ATGAAACCCGGTACCTTTCTTCGAATTCACCGCTGGATCGCCCTGGCCTTCGCGCCGCTCCTGCTGATCCAGGCCCTTACCGGCACCATGATCCTGTTTCGCGAACCGCTGGCGCAGACACTCGATCCCGGCGCGATGACGCGCCAGAGCAGCCACGACATGCAGCCGGCGCCGCTTTCGCAGCTTCTCGAAGCGGCCGGGGCGCGTTTCCCGACCATGCGGGTCACGCGCCTGTTCATGCCTTCCGGCCCCGATGCAGCCGCCTTTGCCCAGCTCACCGGCGCGCAAGGCGAAGTGCGCTATGCCTCGATAGATCCGGGCAATGCCCGTGTGCTGGCATCGGGCCCGATATGGCGCTTCCCGATCGAGGCCGCCTTGCAGATCCATTATCGCCTGCTGGGCGACTGGCTTGGCATTGCCATTGTCACGCTCAACGGCCTCGCCCTTTTCCTGATCGGGGTGAGCGGCGTGAAGCACTGGTGGCCTGGACGCGGCCGCATAGTCGCCTCGCTCAAGGTGCGCCGCAATCTGCCCTCGCGCATCAAGCTGCGTCTCTATCACCGCAGCGCCGGTGCCATCGCCTCGATCCTGATCCTGTTCAGCGCGGCAACCGGCGTCCTGCTTGCCGCCGCCGACTTGCCACTGGGGCCTGCCCCTGCTTCTGCCGCTCCGGCTCGGGCCGTCACTCTGAGCAGCAGCCAAGTCGAAAATGCCATTTCCCTGCTTCATACTCGTTTGCCGGAAGCGCGTATGCGCGACATCCGCTTCGGGCCTGACGGGACCCTGGCCATCAACCTGCTCGCTCCCGAAGCCGGTCCGCGCGCCGTCGACGTCGTGCGCGTCGATGCGACCGCCCCCTCTCTGGGCAAGGTCCTGAAGTCCCGTGACAATCCCGCGCTATGGCTCACAGTGCTGCCGCTGCACGCCGGGGACAGTTTCGGCCTGCCAGGACGACTGCTACTCATGGCCGAAGCCCTGGCGCTTATTTTCCTCTGCATCAGCGGACCGCTGCAATGGTGGCGCGCCCGCTCCTCTCGACCGGGAGCCAAGAAATGA